A genomic region of Raphanus sativus cultivar WK10039 chromosome 6, ASM80110v3, whole genome shotgun sequence contains the following coding sequences:
- the LOC130496893 gene encoding apyrase 1-like: MTAKRAIGRHESVSDKIRRHRGILLVISIPIVLITLVIVLMPGTSEYAGLKGGGSDSRKYAVIFDAGSSGSRVHVYCFDQKLDLVPLENELELFLQLKPGLSAYPNDPRQSANSLVTLLDKAEDSVPSELRPKTPVRVGATAGLRALGHEASENILQAVRELLKDRSRLKTDANAVTVLDGTQEGSYQWVTINYLLKTLGKPYSDTVGVVDLGGGSVQMAYAISEEDAAKAPKPLQGEDSYVREMYLKGRKYFLYVHSYLHYGLLAARAEILKVTEGSNNPCIVTGYDGTYKYGGTEFKAATSPSGASVDECRRVALKALKVNDSVCTHMKCTFGGVWNGGGGGGQKNMFVASFFFDRAAEAGFVDPSQPVATVRPSDFEKAASQACNMKMGEGKTKFPRVEEDNLPYLCLDLVYQYTLLVDGFGLKPSQTITLVKKVKYGEHAVEAAWPLGSAIEAVSSL, translated from the exons ATGACGGCGAAGCGAGCGATCGGGAGGCACGAATCAGTCTCCGATAAGATCCGCCGGCACCGCGGTATCCTGCTCGTGATCTCGATCCCGATCGTGCTGATCACTCTCGTGATCGTGCTGATGCCTGGGACGTCCGAGTACGCGGGGTTGAAGGGAGGAGGATCGGATTCGAGGAAGTACGCTGTGATTTTCGACGCCGGGAGCTCCGGGAGCCGCGTGCATGTTTACTGTTTCGATCAGAAGTTGGATCTCGTTCCGTTGGAGAATGAGCTCGAGCTCTTCCTTCAG CTGAAACCAGGATTGAGTGCGTATCCTAATGATCCTAGACAATCAGCAAACTCTTTGGTGACTCTTCTTGATAAAGCAGAGGACTCTGTTCCTAGTGAGCTGCGTCCCAAGACTCCTGTCAGAGTTGGG GCGACTGCTGGTTTGAGGGCTTTGGGTCATGAAGCTTCTGAAAACATTTTGCAAGCG gTTAGGGAGCTCCTGAAAGATCGAAGCAGGTTGAAGACTGATGCAAATGCAGTTACTGTTCTGGATGGTACTCAGGAAGGTTCTTATCAGTGG GTGACTATCAACTACTTGCTGAAGACTTTGGGAAAGCCTTACTCAGATACGGTTGGAGTGGTTGATCTTGGTGGGGGCTCTGTTCAGATGGCGTATGCTATATCAGAGGAAGATGCTGCAAAAGCACCAAAACCATTACAAGGAGAGGATTCTTATGTCAGAGAAATGTATCTCAAGGGACGAAAGTATTTCCTCTATGTTCACAG CTACCTACATTACGGTTtattggctgcgcgagcagagATTTTGAAAGTTACCGAGGGCTCTAACAACCCCTGCATTGTGACCGGCTATGATG GTACTTACAAGTATGGAGGAACGGAGTTTAAAGCCGCTACTTCTCCATCCGGTGCAAGTGTAGACGAATGCAGACGAGTAGCTCTTAAGGCACTCAAAGTCAATGATTCAGTGTGCACACACATGAAATGCACATTCGGTGGAGTATGGAACGGTGGAGGCGGTGGTGGCCAAAAGAATATGTTTGTCGCATCGTTTTTCTTCGATAGAGCAGCTGAG GCTGGTTTCGTTGACCCGTCACAACCAGTGGCTACTGTTCGTCCATCTGACTTTGAGAAAGCAGCGAGCCAAGCGTGTAACATGAAAATGGGAGAAGGGAAAACAAAGTTCCCACgtgtggaggaagacaatcttCCTTACTTGTGCTTGGATCTTGTTTACCAATACACTCTTCTCGTTGATGGATTCG GATTGAAGCCATCACAGACAATAACGTTAGTGAAGAAGGTCAAGTATGGAGAACACGCCGTGGAAGCTGCCTGGCCACTAGGAAGCGCCATAGAGGCCGTATCTTCGCTATGA
- the LOC130496894 gene encoding aquaporin SIP1-1-like — translation MGVVKSAIGDMLMTFSWVVLSATFGLQTTEIISAAGFQGITWAPLAITTSLIFVYVSLFTVVFGSASFNPTGNAAFYAAGIPGDTLFTLAIRMPAQAAGAAGGALAIMEFIPEKYKHMISGPSLLVDVHTGAIAETILSFGITFAVLLIILKGPRRLLAKTFLLSLATICFVVAGAKYTGPAMNPAIAFGWAYMTSSHKTWDHFYVYWISSFVGALSAALVFRTIFPPHRPRPRPQKMKQKKEKKPKKDKKQKKA, via the exons ATGGGCGTCGTGAAGTCAGCGATTGGCGATATGCTGATGACCTTCTCCTGGGTCGTCCTCTCCGCGACCTTCGGTTTACAGACGACGGAGATCATCTCCGCCGCGGGGTTTCAGGGAATCACTTGGGCGCCGCTGGCGATCACCACGTCTCTGATTTTCGTCTACGTGTCCTTGTTCACCGTCGTGTTCGGTTCCGCTAGCTTCAACCCTACCGGAAACGCTGCGTTTTACGCCGCCGGGATCCCCGGAGATACCCTTTTCACCTTGGCCATCAGAATGCCTGCTCAG GCAGCTGGTGCTGCAGGAGGTGCATTGGCCATCATGGAGTTCATACCAGAGAAGTACAAGCATATGATTTCTGGACCTTCCCTTCTAGTTGATGTGCACACTGGGGCTATTGCAGAGACCATCTTGAGTTTCGGTATTACCTTCGCGGTGTTGCTTATTATCCTCAAGGGTCCACGGAGGTTACTAGCCAAGACCTTCTTGCTTTCTCTTGCAACCATTTGCTTCGTTGTTGCTGGCGCTAAATACACCGGACCAGCCATGAATCCTGCCATT GCGTTTGGGTGGGCGTACATGACCAGCTCTCACAAGACGTGGGACCATTTCTACGTGTACTGGATCAGTTCTTTTGTTGGAGCTTTGTCTGCTGCGTTGGTCTTCCGTACTATCTTCCCTCCACATCGACCTCGACCTCGACCTCAGaagatgaaacaaaagaaagagaagaaaccGAAGAAAGATAAGAAACAGAAGAAAGCCTGA